One Erpetoichthys calabaricus chromosome 8, fErpCal1.3, whole genome shotgun sequence DNA segment encodes these proteins:
- the tmigd1 gene encoding transmembrane and immunoglobulin domain-containing protein 1 yields the protein MAKNLIFITLLSTLVLRLEGVKVVVNEGFHEGQITINKSEALSLSCKVENTEEEEWLEWYREKDMVSLNANNQKNSSRLCVYPVTESDNQVTFTCCLKRHTEINASVVLNVQFATTLSGEENVTGERGREISFNCDIWANPQVKVHWFKDEESIDLITGSYQLYQDGKQARMTIPKVMDSHKASYKCLAISEVHGNATRIFHLTVKGDKTYTITMEPIIAAVVVVVLTLILGIISRRERIMAMFCKCNEVPLSNQ from the exons ATGGCCAAAAATCTGATTTTCATCACTCTTCTTTCCACCCTTGTTTTAAGGCTTGAAG GTGTGAAAGTGGTTGTTAATGAAGGATTTCATGAAGGCCAGATCACTATTAACAAGTCCGAAGCCTTGTCTCTGAGTTGCAAAGTTGAGaacacagaagaagaagaatggctgGAGTGGTACAGAGAAAAGGACATGGTATCATTAAATGCTAATAACCAGAAGAACAGCAGCCGCTTGTGCGTGTACCCAGTCACCGAGTCTGACAACCAAGTCACCTTCACATGCTGCCTCAAACGACACACAGAAATCAATGCTTCTGTTGTTCTCAATGTACAAT TTGCCACAACACTGTCTGGAGAGGAAAATGTCACTGGTGAAAGGGGCAGAGAAATATCCTTTAACTGTGACATATGGGCCAACCCTCAGGTAAAGGTGCATTGGTTTAAAGATGAAGAAAGCATCGACCTTATCACGGGCAGCTACCAGCTATATCAGGATGGAAAACAGGCTAGGATGACCATCCCCAAAGTGATGGACTCCCACAAGGCTTCATATAAGTGTTTGGCTATATCAGAGGTTCATGGCAATGCCACAAGGATCTTTCACCTCACTGTAAAAG GAG ACAAGACCTACACTATCACCATGGAGCCTATTATTGCTGCTGTGGTAGTTGTTGTCCTCACTCTCATCCTAGGAATAATTTCCAGAAGAGAGCGGATTATGGCTATG TTCTGCAAGTGCAACGAGGTGCCACTGAGTAACCAGTAG